The Cellulomonas flavigena DSM 20109 DNA segment GGAGCCGTCGAACATGTGCGACTGGAACGTCGGGTTCTCGCCGCGCTTGACCTGCTCGGCCTCCAGCGCGAGCAGCGGGCGGACCCACGAGTCGAGGTTCTTCTTGACGCAGTGGTCGGTGTGCAGCGCGATCGTCACGCCGTAGTTCTTGGCGACCTCGGTGGCGTAGGCCGCGAGCGCGAGGGTGCCGGACACGCGGTTCTTGATCGTCGAGCCGGACGCGTACTCCGCGCCGCCGACCGAGACCTGGATGATGCCGTCCGACTCGGCCTCCGCGAAGCCCTGGATGGCGGCGGTGACGGTCTGGGACGACGTGATGTTGACGGCGGGGTAGGCGAACTTGCCGGCCTTCGCCCGGTCGATCATCTCGGCGTAGACCTCGGGGGTGGCGATGGGCATCGAGAGTCTCCTGGAAGAGTCGGGGAGCGGTACGACCTGAGTCTGCCACCACCGGGGCGCTCCACGTCCGGGACGTCCACCGGGACCCCCTGCCCACGTCGCCCGCCCCCGCCGACCGGAACCCCACTCCCCGACCCGCCGCCCTTGCGAGTACCCACGTTCCGCTCAAGCCCCGGCGACCCGCCGACCGGAACCTCGCTCATCGATCCACGCCTGGATACGGGAGTCAGGTTCCGGTCGCGGGGCGCCGGCGTGGCGGCCAACGGTCGTCGAGCCGACCACAGGCCCGGGGCGCGGACGGCGCGTCCACAGATCGGCCGGCCCGTGGCACGGGCGGAGGGTGGGACGCCGAAGGTGTGTCCCGTGCGACGCCACGGCCCCGTCCCGCCCCGCCTCCTCGCCCTCGCCGACGGCCAGGGTCACCTCGTCTCCGCCGCTCAGTGCAGCGCCGAGGGCGTGAGCCCCAACCGCCGGGCCTCGCTCGTGCGCGCCGGCACGTGGACCCGCCCCACCCACGGGGTGTACGACACAGCACCGGCCGACGTCGCTGCTCCCGACGACGCACGTCGGCGGGCCGCGTGGCTCGGGCTGCTCGCGCTCGGCCCGGACGCCGCCGCGGTCGGGAGCTGCGCGCTCGCGCTGCACGGGGTCCGTGGGCTCCCCTCCGTGGTGGAGCCGGAGGTCGCGCTGGCCGGCGGGCGTCGCGGACGTCCGCGCGACGGCATCCTCGTGCGCCGCTACGAGGCCCCGCACGTCGTCGTCGGGACCGCGCGAGCCGTGCCACTGCCGGTCGCGCTCGCCCAGTCGCTGTGCCGGCTGCCGCGCCGCCACGTGGTCGCGGTGCTCGACGACGTCCTGCACCGCGAGCTGCTCGACGACGGCGAGACCCACCGGCTCGTCGCCGCGCTCGCCGGGCGCCGGGGCTGTCGACGGGTACGGCTGTGGTCGGAGCTCGTCGACCCGCGCGCCGAGTCGCCGCTCGAGTCCTACGCGCGGCTCGTCTGCGTCGACGCCGGGGTCCCGCCCGACGACCTGCAGGTGGTCGTCCGTGACGCCCGTGGGCGGCCGGTCGCGCGTGGCGACCTCGGTTGGCGACTTCCCGACGGCCGCTGGCTGCTCGCGGAGATCGACGGACGCGAGTTCCACGACGTGGCCGAGGCGCTCCTGCACGACCGGCACCGGCAGAACGCCCTCGTCGCCACGCGAGGCGTGGAGGTGCTGCGGTTCGCGGCCGAGGACGTGAGCGACGGGTCGGTCGCCCGCACGGTCCGGAGCGTGCTGGGCCTGCACTGGCGCCCGTCCCCCACCGCCCCGCCGACCGGAAACCTGCTCCTCGAAGCGCTGGCGATGCGGTGAGCCGCGTTCCGCCCGACGGGGCCGGAGGTGGGCCCGGGAGGGCGCGACGGACCGCGGGGCGGGCCAGGGGGTCGGACAGGTCGAGCCGAGGGACGGGTCGGGGCGGCAGGAAGGGTCGGGGCGGCGGGACGAGTCGGGGGGCGGGACGAGTCGGGGAGACGGGACGGGTCAGGGCGGCGGGACGTGCTGGAGCGCCCATGCGTGCATCGCGACCGCCGCCGCCGCGCCCGCGTTCAGGGACCGTGTGCTGCCGTGCTGGGTGATGTGGACGACGACGTCGCACATCGCCTGCGCCGCCTCCGTCAGCCCCGTCGACTCCTGACCCAGCAGCAGCACGCACGCGCGCGGGAACGCGAACGTCTCGACCGGCACCGAGCCCGGGACGTTGTCGACGCCCACCACGGGCAGCCTGCCGGCGTCCGGGCCCGCGCCCGCCGCCCACGTCGCGAGAGCCGCAGCGTCGGGGTGGTGGTGGACGTGCAGGTAGCGGTCGGTGACCATCGCGCCCCGACGGTTCCACCGGCGGCGACCCACCACGTGCACACCGGCACTGTTGAACGCGTTCGCGGTGCGCACCACCGACCCGATGTTGAGGTCGTGCACCCAGTTCTCGATCGCGACGTGGAACGGGTGCCGTCGCGTGTCGAGGTCCGCGACGATCGCCTCGACCGTCCAGTACCGGTACGCATCGACGACGTTGCGCCGGTCACCGTGCGCGAGCAGCTCGCGGTCGTACCGAGGGTCGTCGGGCCACGCGTCGGGCCCGCCGGGCCACGGCCCGACACCCACCACGCGCGCGTCGTCCGCATCCCCACGCTCGTCATCCATCCCCCGATCCTCCCCGACCGGCACACCACTCACCGTTCCGGCACCCGCACGAGGACCGGTGTTCCGGTGGGCGGTCTGGTGCCCCGGCGAGCGGAACATCATTCACCGGACGAGGCACCGGACGAGGAGTCGGGTTCCGGTCGGCGACGTCGGGACCGCGAACGGAACGAGAGTCCCGATCCGAGGCACCGGAGGAGGAGCCGAGTTCCGGTCGGCGGGAGTGGGCGAGGCGGGGCCGGCAGGCCGGGTCTGCACAGGATCTGCGCGCGGACCGCCGGGGTCGTCGAGGCGCGCGCCGTAGGCTGGTCGTCATGCTGACGACGACGGTGCTCACCGCCGCCCTGACCGACGCCCCCCACGCACTGCTCGCGGGCGGGCCGCTGCCGGCGCTCGGTCCCGACTTCCTCAATGCCGAGAACCTCATCGAGTCGTTCGGCACGGCCGCGCTCATCGGCATCGTCGCGGTCGTCTTCATCGAGACCGGGCTGCTGTTCCCGTTCCTGCCCGGCGACTCGCTGCTGTTCACCGCGGGGGCGCTCGTCGCGCAGGACTCGCTGCAGCTCAACATCTGGGTGCTGTGCCTCCTGCTCTTCGTCGCCGCGTTCGTCGGCGACCAGGTGGCCTACGCGATCGGTCGCAAGCTGGGGCCCAAGGTGTTCAACCGCCCCGACTCGCGCTT contains these protein-coding regions:
- a CDS encoding type IV toxin-antitoxin system AbiEi family antitoxin domain-containing protein gives rise to the protein MRRHGPVPPRLLALADGQGHLVSAAQCSAEGVSPNRRASLVRAGTWTRPTHGVYDTAPADVAAPDDARRRAAWLGLLALGPDAAAVGSCALALHGVRGLPSVVEPEVALAGGRRGRPRDGILVRRYEAPHVVVGTARAVPLPVALAQSLCRLPRRHVVAVLDDVLHRELLDDGETHRLVAALAGRRGCRRVRLWSELVDPRAESPLESYARLVCVDAGVPPDDLQVVVRDARGRPVARGDLGWRLPDGRWLLAEIDGREFHDVAEALLHDRHRQNALVATRGVEVLRFAAEDVSDGSVARTVRSVLGLHWRPSPTAPPTGNLLLEALAMR
- a CDS encoding TrmH family RNA methyltransferase is translated as MDDERGDADDARVVGVGPWPGGPDAWPDDPRYDRELLAHGDRRNVVDAYRYWTVEAIVADLDTRRHPFHVAIENWVHDLNIGSVVRTANAFNSAGVHVVGRRRWNRRGAMVTDRYLHVHHHPDAAALATWAAGAGPDAGRLPVVGVDNVPGSVPVETFAFPRACVLLLGQESTGLTEAAQAMCDVVVHITQHGSTRSLNAGAAAAVAMHAWALQHVPPP